The segment GTGTTCGCTTGAACAAGGCTTTCTTCACCATCTATGGACCTCCACTTTGTCTTGCCAGATCGCCAGGAAAATAAATGTTGGAATGGTAATCCTTTTATGGGATTCATTGGTGTCATTATCAAATAACATAATCACCCCTAGAGAGAGAAGGTCTGAGTCGAACAGTGATGGCTCTAATTTTAGACTGATGGCCAAAAGGTTGAGGGAAAAGATCACTAGTGCAGGTTGACATTTAATGAGATTGTTACTGCCCTTCATTATTCTATTTATACATAAATAGTCATTCTCCTTCCTGCTTTGTCTCTGTTATGACCAATAACAGACCAAAACACTTTACACTTTAGTTGACAGGCTTCTATGACTTTTGACCTTTTTCTATATTTTCATGGAAAGCTGTGACCGGTCAAgaatctctcttccctcccttcctctctctctctctcttaccccaaTCCAATTTCTCTCTACCACACTTTCCCCATTACCCGCtccttctgtccctccctctttctctctcttgtttaCCCCTTTCACACACCCCACCCCCCtcggtctctctctaccccacccatttctctcttcttctgtctAGGAGATGCTCTCCTGTGTCTTTCTCCGTCCTGGCTCTCTCacgcctccccctccctcctggtCCACAAGGCTGTCACCTTTGACTTGGGAGGCCGCACTTTCCTCTCCAACTTCAACCCCCCTCGCAAGGTCACCTACTTCCTGTCATGTGACCCTTGGGCTGAGGAGGAAGTGACCCGGGAGACAGACTGCCCAAGCGGAGGTTCTGGCGCACTGTGTCGATTCTGGGGGGATGTTCTGACCGCCAGGGTTCTGCTGCAAAAGGCCAAGATCCACTGCCCCCCGACGCTGGCCTTACTGTTGCCCCCAGGACAGATGGGGCTGGAGGAGGgcaggacaggaggggtggaggtGGTGCACCTGGAACAGGGGGTGGTGGGAGGGATGAACTCCATCCGAAACAAGGTGGACTCTTTCCTGGAGTCTGAGGATATGAAGGGATCTGAGAGTGTATGTCCTGTTTCTTAGAGGATATTTTAGTCAGCCTTTGTGTAAATGTACACACATCCTCAAGCTTTCCTTTCACTTTGTGTATAGGTGGTGCTCAGGCGCAGTGGTGGGACGTTCGTGGGCGAGGCAACCTCACCCCCTGTCTACCTGTCCAGGAACAACAGGGATGAGGTCTGGGCCAAGGTAGGTTATCTCCTGCCCCAGCTCCTCCCTGGAGAGGCAGTGCTGCTGGAGGCCTACTGCTCCCCACTGAAGCCTGGGCCGCGGGTAGAGGACCGCACCTGGGAACAGTACACCGGTGAGGGCTTTGAGTCTGGGACAGATGGGGGTAGTTTGAGGTTTAAGGACCTTATTTTCATGATTATTTGAATGTGATCCTCACATGACTTATAAAGGACTCTAGTACAATGTGATGTACTACGGCCATTACCACATCCTCTTGGTGTTATCATAGTGAAGAAgtagttgttgtgtgtgtgtgtcagactgcAGGCCTCAGGTTCCAGACCTGTCCTTCAGACTGTGTGCCATCGTAAGTCGCTCACCTCTGGACCTGCCTCTCCTCTACAAggtgagcgaaagagagagagagaacgagagaggacgAGGTAGGAGAGAGAAATGAAATGTTGACTATGTGCATCACAATTTGTATTGACCCTCAATACTGTAAACCTATagcgtgtgtgtatatatatatatatgtatttgtgtgtgtgtatagatagagatatacgtgtagatagatatatatgtatatatagatgTATGTATGTACGTGTGTATTTAcagagctatatatatatatatatatatatatatagctctgTAAATGTCTAACTTGGGAATGTGGGACAAATTCCTGTAAAAGACCATTAACATTAACTGCAATGTTTGTTTGAAATCCATTACCTTTTCACTAACTTCTCtcttctttccctccccctcgctctctatccctccctcagtTGGTGTGTAGAGTGGGTGTGTCcgacacccctctctctcacagccACTCCCTCTCTCAGTCCTTGGAGACCACCCTATTAGAGTGCGGTTTCACTGACCCTACCATGGCAACTTCTCTCCATCGCTTAGCAACGGACACCGCCCTGTCCTGCCTTCGTGTTGTCATGGAAACAGAGTCAAGCATGTCCGCGGAACTGCGTGGTGGAGCGGGCGCCCAGACCGACatgataggtgtgtgtgtgtgtgtgtgtgtgtgtgtgttgactcacTGCCAAAGCTTTCCCTCTAATGTAGCATGAAGCCGTCTGAGTTGATCTATGACTTGATATAGATTACTGCAGATTGATGTCGAAGCCTCTCTGAAAACATGGGTCTACTTATACCATCACAAGTCTCACTATCAACACTCCTATGTCTCTCTGAGCTGCTGTCTGACCcgtctactccccctctctctctctacctccattccactccctctctctctctacctccattccactccctctctctctctacctccattccactccctctctctctacctccattccactccctctctctctctctacctccattccactccctctctcgctctctacctccattccactccctctctctctctctctacctccattccactccctctctctctctctctacctccattccactccctctctctctctctctacctccattccactctctctctctctacctccattccactccctctctctctctacctccattccactccctctgtctctctctacctccattccactccctctgtctctctctctctacctccattccactccctctgtctctctctctctacctccattccactccctctgtctctctctctctacctccattccactccctctgtctctctctctctacctccattccactccctctcactctctacctccattccactccctctcactctctacctccattccactccctctcactctctacctccattccactccctctcactctctacctccattccactcactctctacctccattccactcactctctacctccattccactccctctctacctccattccactccctctctacctccattccactccctctctacctccattccactccctctctacctccattccactcactctctacctccattccactccctctctacctccattccactctctctctacctccattccactctctctctacctccattccactccctctgtctctctctctacctccattccactccctctcactctctacctccattccactccctctgtctctctctctctacctccattcctctctctctctctacctccattccactccctctctcatAGGTGTAGACCTCCTCTTCACCATGGATGGTTACATCATCAGCCCTGTTGTCCTTggcctccacccctccctctgtctccgctCCTCCTTCCCGGAgcaagggatggggctggagggacgtgacagtgggatagaggggtggagtaggggcaccctcctcctcacccccctcctccGCTCCCAGTACTACCTGATGCAGGAGAAGACTGTGCTGGTGGTgggagctggaggacacagtaaGAAGTTCATTTGGGGAGCAGCCAAAAAGTACAAACTCAAGGTGAATGTCTACATGGGGAAGGAACTAGTGAAAGTGAATAGATTGCCGCAACAGACTTTTCAACTATTTTAGAAGTGCATTTTACTGCATTGCAAAGTCTGATTTAAATGACACATTAATGGTTACTGGTTAGCCAGTTATGCTAATGTGCTGAACTGAACTCACCAACTCCTTCCCCTCCAATCAGATCCTGCTGGTGGACTGTGACCCCACCCACTTCGCCTCCCAGTTGGTCGACCACTTCCTGCCCCTGCCAGACCTGCCCGACCACCGCCGTGACGACCAGCACTGCTCCCGCATTTGTGATTGGCTGTTGTCCTCTGGGCTCCGCCCTGATGGCTGCGTGTGTTTCTGGGATGACTGCGTGGTGCTGACGTCTCTGGTCTGTGATAGGCTGGGGCTCAGGGGGCCTCCCCCCGAGGCCATCCGCATTGCGAAGGAGAAGAGCCGCACCCACAGGCACCTCCTGGGCTTACTGAAGTCTACTGGGACTAACCTGACCAGTGTTGAGCAACCCTCCGGTCAGGCGGATGGCCTGGTTGAGTTTAgagaaggtgagaggagaggcagaCAGCAGAACGGTATGGTCAACGGCATGGTCAACATGGAAGGAGATAGCATGAGAGCTATGGCCGATTTTGACAGGGGGGATCTCTTCAATGAGGCAATGGGCAAACCCGACACTACCGCCCCTACCTCTTCATCCGCCTCAGCCTCCTCGTCCTTCTCACTGTCCTTCGGCACTTTCCGGCCCTCCgctcccctcctttctccctccccttcttcctATGCTGTTCCCTGTATCCATGTGGAGAGCGCCCTGGATCTGGAGAAGGCAGCCAGTGGGGGGGAGCGAGGGCCTGGTGGGGCCAGTGTAGGGGTGGTGAGGTTCCCTGCCGTCATGAAGCTGGAGTATGGGGCCGGGGCGGTGGGCGTGAGGAAGGTGGGCTCTCTGGAGGAAAGCCTGGCACACTTTGAGAGGATTGGAGGGGACCTCCGCGAGGAGACAGACTACCCTGGCATTGGCCTGGGCTGGGGCAACGCCATGACCCTCATGGAGTACGTGGGAGGCACAGAGCACGACGTGGATGTGGTTCTGTTCGAGGGGCGACTGGAGGGCGCTTTCGTGTCCGACAATGGCCCCACCCGTGCCCCGGCTTTCACCGAGACGGCCTCCCAGATGCCCTCGGGGCTGGCGCCGGACAAGCGCGCTCAGCTGATTCGCGCGGCGCACCACGCCTGCATGGGCTGCGGCCTACAAGACGGCGTGTTCAACGTTGAGCTGAAGATGACAGAGGTGGGCCCGAGGCTCATCGAGATCAACGCCCGCATGGGCGGCTTCTACTTGCGCGACTGGATCCGCCAGCTGTACGGCGTGGACATCCTGATGGCCGCCTTCATGGTGTCCTGTGGGGTGCGTCCGTGCCTGCCCTCGGCCACAGCGCTCCCAGCCAGAGGCCACTTTGCTGGGGTGATGGTTGTGGTGTCCCAGCACCTCCAGGCCCTGAGAAGCACAGCCAGCCCTGAGCGCCTGCGAGGACTGCACCAGGACGGGGCGCTGTGGCTGAACGAGCTGGCTGAGGAGGATGAATTGATCTCTGGGGAGTACGAGGAGCCCTTCTGTAATGTCGGGGTGAGAGACGCCCACAACGCCGCCAACGCTCGCCAGCGCCTCCTCGCCCTCTGCCAGGGGCTAGGCCTGCACTGTCCTCCACGCTACGACCTGGGGTACTTCCTGTCCCACTTCAATTAGACAGGAAGTCAGGTGGGAGAAGCACCTGGGGTTTGTTCAGGAGGGTGCAATGTTTAAATCGATTCCCTATTCTGCATGACAGAGAAGCATATGTGTTTTAGTCCTGTCTAAATGTTTGTTCCTAACATTGGACCCTTCTGAATAGAACCCATGTTTAGCACGTGTATGCTTTGTGCAGGGTTTTTTTTTGTACTAGGGGCAAGGGTTAGTTTAGTTAGCTTAAAAGGTACATCACAGCAAGAAAAAACACTCATGTTATATCAAAACATATCTCACTACCTTTCAATTTTTCTCACTTAAATTTTAGGGACCATCTCAGGAATACAAGTTTCAAAAAGGTATCCTCTTCAGTGATTAGCCGAGAATAGGGTATGGGTGTCGTATCTATCTACCAGGGTTCAGGAAATGATTTAAATAAAACAATTGAAAAACGTTTTCAATAAATAGCTTCTACTTCTCATTTTATTGAGAAGTCATTAAAAAAAATAGAGGCCCTTGGTTAAATTATGGAATTGGTATGTTGgttaacttcctgaattgacagCATTCAATTTGAATTGAACCCAACCCTGCTATCTATTATGTTGTTGTATCAGCAGTCTACTCAACTGGGTCGTTCCACAAAATGAgtgccctttgatattttaagcaGTGCAcaaatattgcattttaaaagcctgtccTGTTAAATGAAGTGCCATTTTtaaaagtcatttctgaagattctTATTTATTTCATGTAATTAGTGATTTAATTTTAAGTAAAATACCTTGGCGACCAATATTTAGCGGCGATCCAAATGCTGATGACTACAACGCCCCTCATCACCACAATCGACTTCAGTGATGGCAGTCTCATACTAAAGTATGTAGGGAACGACAGAGCAGCGGAATATTTTAGTGTGGGTCGTCAAGCTACAAAAAAAACCCGTCCCTGATTTTAAAAGTCAACCCTGTTGCCTGAACTGATCTCTCGTTCAAGTTGGTGAAACTATAAAAAAATTTAATATATTAAACGGATGAGCTGGTTCTattctttttggccattttctggtgttttgttgtggGAAATTTAGCTGGTTGACCATaacatgtcaaccctgttacccatagatgaATCTAACGTAATAGGCTTAAAAGAAACACCTGAGTGGCGTTTTCTTTCTTTCTGGTCCTGGTGAGAAGAAAAAAACTGTCGGGGGAGGTCCTCTTTGGACTGTTGAACCagtccagtaaatgtggaggggTTACGATGTCTTGTCGCCGTGTTAACGTCGAAAAGTTAACGTCGAAAAGCAGAAGTCGCAACACAGGCCCTCTTTCCATTTCCCTTGAAAAACGGAACCGTCCATTTACCCGACCCCGCAAAGGGTGCCCATAGAGAGAGACAATTTAGAAGGGAAAAAATGTCATTTATTTTATTGTGAAGCTTGCATacaattgcccctccctgttgcacgcAACAAGcgtccattccccctgtcacggggtgatttatggctgatttataAGAGGAAGTTGTCAACCCTGTTCCtttaataggcacttactatagtcattCTTTTGAGATGGATGTTTGTCagtaagttgaacatgtgctctttacgACAAtcttaaaatggatgaaataagtTTTTTTGTTCACTAAGTTGCACTACTCAAAAGGCACCTgattggtggaacgaccctacTACATTTATAATCCAGCCATAGACGTTGATTAATAGCCTGCACACTGAACACATAGCAGTCCagggttgggggggggttgtTATATTACACATACTGTAGGTCAGTGTCGTTAGCTAAATAGTTATCTGAAGGAAGAGCAGAAGAAGATTTTGAGGAAGGGGGTTTGAGGAGAGCAGTGCAATAGCTGGAACAGGTGGACAGGGGTGCTGATTGCGGAACATTCTAAATCCTGGCTCAGAGGTGATGTCTGCGGGGTCGGCGCGTTTGAACTACTTGGAAAATGTGGAATTCTGGAACTCTGCCTCCCTCATTCTTAGTTAGAGGTTGTGTGAAAGTTCATGTCTAAATTAGCAAGGTTGAGGTGAAAGGTTGTTCCACCCCAAAATAAGTAACTTAAAGAGTACGGAAATGGAGATTTAATTACGCCACATACTCACACCCATTTTTCCCCGGCTTAGCCCATAAAAGCAGTGTGTTATTTTGTTATGGAAGTCATTTGAGGCAGTTTCACCATTGCAAATGCGTTGACCCCGGAACAAGACCTCGTCTTGGCAGTTAGTGTCTGTGGTGTGGCATTTGCGGTGTGGTGTCAGGTGTACTCAGTAGGCTTGATGAAACTGAGATGCCATCCCTCAGTACCCCCCCAGACAAGGGTTAAGGATTTCCTGCTTCTTCTGTTTCTGATTGTTTATGTATTTCTGAGGTAATATTTGGAAATTATATAGTAGCAGACACTTCTGACTTTTCTTCAAAAAGGAGGTGTGACAGGAAAGTTAAAGAATAAAACAACCGAGCCAGATTACATCACTAAAACCAAAAcaaaaaatccccaaatccaaaCTTTTGTATTAACTTAATATGTAATGTGTTCATGTTGTCATGTTTTGTTAATTGCTTTATTTGTTAAGTTTCAATGCATCtgattatgaatgtgttattgatATGTAACATCACAGATATGAATGTAATGTTTAGATTAACACATTGTTTTACAAATATATGCGTCATAAATAATTTCACCATATGCGAGCAATGGAGAACAAGGCCTTAAAGTTAACACAGATTTAAAGGGATTTTTCTGTTGCTTAGTTATATTGACAAACAATAACTGGTGTGGAAATTACTTTTTCTTTAACAAAGTTTTGAATCAAGATCAAGTGTTTTGATTCAGCTACTGTTCTGattcaaatgtaaatgtacatttccTGTGTtatgtaaaatacaataaacattCAAATCAACAGACTCTTAACTTTTCGGTTTGATTTATTGACATTTTTTTCAATGATAAGGATGTATTCATTAAATATATCTGAAAGCAGAGCTTCAAAGCATCATACAAACCCCCTGAAGTCTCaaacctgttttctttctctctttcatacTTTGTACAGATGGGTCAGTTATTTTACTAAGTGAAAAAGAGACTTGTTTTTGCTTGTTGTTTCTTTTCAATAGCCTGGCACAGGTTTGCCAAACCTGttttcccctctttctccctctttctctctctttgtagtGCTTGTTTTGGGTCTTAGATGCAATCTAGTCCTGTTGCTAGTAGTGACTGTCGGAACTGGTTCAGTTACACCTCACAAATCACATCGGTGTTAAGCCTTAGAACAACAAACACAACCAGATccacttttttttactttttctctcactctctcagttctccacttctctctgtcttcctccctatGGCCTtccttctccccctttctctctctttgttgtgCTTGTTTTCAGTCTTATATGCAGTCCTGTTGCTAGTAGTGACTGTCGGAACTGCTTCCGTTCACAAATCACTTCAGTGCTGAACCTTAGTTTAACATTTGTTTGAGTTTTTCTCTCACACCCCCTCCCCCTTTCTTTCTTTTCAGGAAAAAAAATCTGAAGTAATTCAAGCCTTTAatgcaccccccaccccctccctcccattcCTTCTTCTGTTGTCCTCCCCCCTATTTTCCCATCTGTCACCTCCCACGCTGTCCCCCCTTTCTATTTCACACTTTGTTTATCTCGAAGCTGGAAAAGGGTGAATTACATTGTGTTTGATTTTTGATCCCCTCTTTCAAACTTTTCACTTTAGCTGTGTGTGTTATGATCTGAGCAGTACTACAGTAGTAGCAAGTTTTGTTTTTAGAAGTGTTTTTCTCGACTCAAAACAAGCCAGCCAAAATCAACTACACAGCTACATGTCATCAGTTTGGTCAGACTTAATACGAATATTTATCTGCTGTAATTATCTTTAACACTTTCCATTACAGCAGTAACCCTAAGTACAGGGTGAGTACAGTGTAACAATGCAGGAATAAGGGCACTGTAATGTAAAGTGAAACCCCATCTATCATTCCCCAAAGTCAGATGGGCCAACTCAAGATCAGCACCTTAGAGAATGGACATTCCCATGACGACAGGTGGGCGGAGGGAAGGATGGCCCATCTGGGGAGAGCCACAATGTCTTGGGTAAGAACCAACATGAGGCATATTAGTTATGAGACCATAATAACCACTAGTTTAATAGGAGGGGTGTTGGTGGTGGCTGATATATATAACAGAGGTACTCatgatgacaaagtaaaaatgtcactgtattgatctgttcatggtgtgcatgtaaacatgaCCCTAACATAAATGTACCAAAACAGATCAATCTAGTGGTAATGGGCTACTTCTCTGCTTTCTAGTTGTGGCAGTAGTCAATTGTTAATGTCTCACAAAAACAGGGAGCAAAGAGACAACACATTTACAGTATAATTCAGAGATACTTTTCATTCATGTTTGCTCTTAcgtattcaaatcaaatgtatttgtaaagcccttcttacatcagctgatatctcaaatgctgtacagaaacccagcctaaaacccaaacagcaagcaatgcaggtgtagatgcacggtggctaggaaaaaatccctagaaaggccagaacctaggaagaaacctagaggaaccaggctatgggaggtggccagtcctcttctggctgtgccaggtggagattataacagaacatggccaagaggTTCAAATGTTCAtggatgaccagcatggtcaaataataataatcacagtagttgtcgagggtgcaacaggtcagcacctcaggagtaaatgtcagttgacttttcatagccgatcattcagagtacctctaccgctc is part of the Salvelinus fontinalis isolate EN_2023a chromosome 6, ASM2944872v1, whole genome shotgun sequence genome and harbors:
- the LOC129857930 gene encoding carnosine synthase 1-like isoform X2; this encodes MSHSELCVCVLGSPLPYLSLLLEAGQRSPGDALLCLSPSWLSHASPSLLVHKAVTFDLGGRTFLSNFNPPRKVTYFLSCDPWAEEEVTRETDCPSGGSGALCRFWGDVLTARVLLQKAKIHCPPTLALLLPPGQMGLEEGRTGGVEVVHLEQGVVGGMNSIRNKVDSFLESEDMKGSESVVLRRSGGTFVGEATSPPVYLSRNNRDEVWAKVGYLLPQLLPGEAVLLEAYCSPLKPGPRVEDRTWEQYTDCRPQVPDLSFRLCAIVSRSPLDLPLLYKLVCRVGVSDTPLSHSHSLSQSLETTLLECGFTDPTMATSLHRLATDTALSCLRVVMETESSMSAELRGGAGAQTDMIGVDLLFTMDGYIISPVVLGLHPSLCLRSSFPEQGMGLEGRDSGIEGWSRGTLLLTPLLRSQYYLMQEKTVLVVGAGGHSKKFIWGAAKKYKLKILLVDCDPTHFASQLVDHFLPLPDLPDHRRDDQHCSRICDWLLSSGLRPDGCVCFWDDCVVLTSLVCDRLGLRGPPPEAIRIAKEKSRTHRHLLGLLKSTGTNLTSVEQPSGQADGLVEFREGERRGRQQNGMVNGMVNMEGDSMRAMADFDRGDLFNEAMGKPDTTAPTSSSASASSSFSLSFGTFRPSAPLLSPSPSSYAVPCIHVESALDLEKAASGGERGPGGASVGVVRFPAVMKLEYGAGAVGVRKVGSLEESLAHFERIGGDLREETDYPGIGLGWGNAMTLMEYVGGTEHDVDVVLFEGRLEGAFVSDNGPTRAPAFTETASQMPSGLAPDKRAQLIRAAHHACMGCGLQDGVFNVELKMTEVGPRLIEINARMGGFYLRDWIRQLYGVDILMAAFMVSCGVRPCLPSATALPARGHFAGVMVVVSQHLQALRSTASPERLRGLHQDGALWLNELAEEDELISGEYEEPFCNVGVRDAHNAANARQRLLALCQGLGLHCPPRYDLGYFLSHFN
- the LOC129857930 gene encoding carnosine synthase 1-like isoform X1, with protein sequence MFLLTYFVLFFSAIRLLHFSYFCPLLLALSSLLPPSLPLLPYPLTFFLFLSFPGCHLVTTDTMLSLSSLPTTVVPSLPSSPGECATGGPRVWSSNQEVALFQTLQEALREIDLPETQDLPQGMSHSELCVCVLGSPLPYLSLLLEAGQRSPGDALLCLSPSWLSHASPSLLVHKAVTFDLGGRTFLSNFNPPRKVTYFLSCDPWAEEEVTRETDCPSGGSGALCRFWGDVLTARVLLQKAKIHCPPTLALLLPPGQMGLEEGRTGGVEVVHLEQGVVGGMNSIRNKVDSFLESEDMKGSESVVLRRSGGTFVGEATSPPVYLSRNNRDEVWAKVGYLLPQLLPGEAVLLEAYCSPLKPGPRVEDRTWEQYTDCRPQVPDLSFRLCAIVSRSPLDLPLLYKLVCRVGVSDTPLSHSHSLSQSLETTLLECGFTDPTMATSLHRLATDTALSCLRVVMETESSMSAELRGGAGAQTDMIGVDLLFTMDGYIISPVVLGLHPSLCLRSSFPEQGMGLEGRDSGIEGWSRGTLLLTPLLRSQYYLMQEKTVLVVGAGGHSKKFIWGAAKKYKLKILLVDCDPTHFASQLVDHFLPLPDLPDHRRDDQHCSRICDWLLSSGLRPDGCVCFWDDCVVLTSLVCDRLGLRGPPPEAIRIAKEKSRTHRHLLGLLKSTGTNLTSVEQPSGQADGLVEFREGERRGRQQNGMVNGMVNMEGDSMRAMADFDRGDLFNEAMGKPDTTAPTSSSASASSSFSLSFGTFRPSAPLLSPSPSSYAVPCIHVESALDLEKAASGGERGPGGASVGVVRFPAVMKLEYGAGAVGVRKVGSLEESLAHFERIGGDLREETDYPGIGLGWGNAMTLMEYVGGTEHDVDVVLFEGRLEGAFVSDNGPTRAPAFTETASQMPSGLAPDKRAQLIRAAHHACMGCGLQDGVFNVELKMTEVGPRLIEINARMGGFYLRDWIRQLYGVDILMAAFMVSCGVRPCLPSATALPARGHFAGVMVVVSQHLQALRSTASPERLRGLHQDGALWLNELAEEDELISGEYEEPFCNVGVRDAHNAANARQRLLALCQGLGLHCPPRYDLGYFLSHFN